From Xiphophorus maculatus strain JP 163 A chromosome 12, X_maculatus-5.0-male, whole genome shotgun sequence, the proteins below share one genomic window:
- the LOC102236659 gene encoding insulin-like growth factor-binding protein 3 receptor: MSQGSNLREYVSHNPPGVTFFLCLLTLAFSFIVLSSYSYSHSLPNPDIEQDWNTLLLSFSKFHLCEKKNASSPAHASPIAPLQTMQEKDKKTSINATRSSSVTDLHLHVPLTVTSSSPNVTLKDIVLFTTLTARQLKLGDKELVSLALGIFPEDSEHICLTIRAPTHILPMTPLPPDCSASESNISRVPVEVTNHLPASSQTCYSMHFKKDPSFTVMLTLEEKSVVVKHLVEVSVSLLGVCLILCIAASLKTAVPHRDYLTGQNSQSEPLIES, translated from the exons ATGAGTCAGGGGTCTAACCTTAGAGAATATGTATCCCACAACCCTCCAGGTGTAACTTTCTTCCTGTGCCTCTTAACTCTTGCATTCTCATTCATCGTTCTCAGCTCTTACAGCTACTCTCACTCTCTACCTAACCCTGACATAGAACAG GACTGGAATACTCTACTTTTGTCCTTCTCAAAGTTTCACTTGTGTGAGAAGAAAAATGCAAGTTCTCCAGCCCACGCCTCCCCAATTGCTCCTCTACAAACGATGCAGGAAAAGGAtaagaaaacatcaataaatgcAACAAGGAGTTCTTCTGTCACGGATTTGCATCTTcatgttcctctgactgtgacttCTTCCTCACCAAATGTCACGCTGAAAGACATTGTTCTGTTCACAACATTAACAGCCAGACAGCTTAAGCTTggag ACAAAGAACTTGTTAGTTTGGCATTGGGGATCTTCCCTGAAGACAGTGAACACATATGCCTCACTATAAGGGCTCCAACACACATCCTACCTATGACTCC gctcCCTCCAGACTGCTCTGCATCAGAGTCAAATATTTCAAGGGTTCCTGTGGAAGTGACCAATCATCTGCCTGCATCATCTCAAACGTGCTACAGTATGCACTTTAAGAAAGACCCATCCTTCACAGTCATGTTAACTCTG gaagagAAAAGTGTGGTGGTGAAACATCTGGTGGAAGTCAGCGTGTCTCTGCTTGGTGTTTGTTTGATTCTCTGTATAGCTGCAAGCTTGAAAACCGCCGTCCCACACCGAGATTATCTTACAGGACAAAACTCTCAAAGt GAGCCTTTGATTGAAAGCTGA